One genomic window of Cannabis sativa cultivar Pink pepper isolate KNU-18-1 chromosome 2, ASM2916894v1, whole genome shotgun sequence includes the following:
- the LOC133035088 gene encoding F-box protein PP2-B15-like, with protein MNLDRLPEDCFAHILSLTSPQDACRSSLASSCVRAMADSDSLWDHFLPSDLKEILSRLVFPIVYSSNKQLFFKLCSPCLIDGGKKIFWIEKSTNKKCIMLSARELSITWASHPLYWTWKPQFLNQEVAELITMWWLEICGTVNTKMLSPNTLYTAYMVVRFADRAYGLDFLPSEVSVEVGDFKAVGKVNLSPQEGRRKHYFQRVHFLKEMGALRSRLLKDEESIVFGEGDNGWIKIELGSFFNDCNGEELKISLREVKGQHLRGGLIVEGIEIRPKHH; from the exons ATGAATTTAGATCGGTTACCTGAAGACTGTTTTGCACACATTTTGTCACTCACTTCGCCTCAAGATGCATGTCGTTCGTCTCTAGCCTCGTCTTGTGTTCGTGCCATGGCCGATTCGGATAGTCTTTGGGATCATTTTCTGCCATCTGATCTGAAAGAAATTTTATCAAGATTGGTGTTTCCTATTGTTTACTCCTCCAACAAGCAGTTGTTTTTCAAGTTATGCAGTCCATGTCTAATTGATGGTGGTAAGAAG ATATTTTGGATAGAAAAATCAACAAATAAGAAATGCATTATGCTGAGTGCAAGGGAGCTCTCTATAACATGGGCAAGTCATCCTTTATATTGGACTTGGAAACCGCAATTCCTGAATCAAG AAGTAGCTGAGCTCATAACAATGTGGTGGCTAGAAATTTGTGGCACTGTGAACACCAAAATGCTCTCCCCAAACACACTTTACACAGCCTATATGGTTGTGAGGTTCGCGGACCGCGCATACGGATTAGATTTTCTACCTTCTGAGGTTTCAGTTGAAGTTGGTGATTTCAAAGCAGTTGGCAAAGTGAACTTGAGTCCTCAAGAAGGAAGAAGGAAACATTATTTCCAACGTGTGCATTTTCTAAAGGAAATGGGGGCTTTGAGGTCAAGGTTGCTTAAAGATGAAGAAAGTATAGTCTTTGGTGAGGGAGATAATGGTTGGATCAAGATTGAATTGGGAAGCTTTTTCAATGACTGTAATGGTGAGGAGCTAAAGATCAGCCTCAGGGAAGTGAAGGGTCAGCACCTTAGAGGAGGTTTAATTGTTGAGGGAATTGAAATAAGGCCTAAACATCATTGA